One Asterias rubens chromosome 1, eAstRub1.3, whole genome shotgun sequence genomic region harbors:
- the LOC117289031 gene encoding mediator of RNA polymerase II transcription subunit 6-like — translation MQKMAAPERDNPLFMSWYNSAWIPHLNRANIMDYFADRSNPFYDRTCNNEIIKMQRVNPEQLKSMTGLEYELLHVQEPILYVIRKQHRHTVEHTTPLANFYIIAGTVYQAPDLCSVLNSRMLTGVHHIESAFEEAQSFSRYNPSKGYWWEFNNKDQEQSEENKKKKKKDDAPSSMFQRQRVDDLLLELARKFPPKVIQTKPGDKPVPVETEQNVSNTVIIKEEPKDEPGQQPQQLQQVNSNTGQPAGAVAAPNSGAFFSGGMKVPIVKKRKLGK, via the exons ATGCAAAAGATGGCCGCTCCAGAAAGAG ATAATCCCCTGTTTATGTCATGGTACAACAGTGCCTGGATTCCTCATCTGAATCGAGCCAATATTATGGACTACTTCGCAGATCGGAGCAACCCATTCTATGACCGCACCTGTAACAATGAGATTATTAAGATGCAGAGAGTCAATCCGGAACAACTCAA GTCAATGACCGGTCTTGAGTATGAGTTACTTCATGTGCAAGAACCAATCCTCTATGTCATACGAAAACAACATCGTCACACAGTGGAACACACCACACCACTTGCCAACTTCTACATCATTGCAGGCACAGTCTACCAAGCGCCAGACCTGTGCTCTGTGCTCAACTCTAGAATG TTGACAGGCGTGCACCACATTGAGTCAGCGTTTGAAGAAGCTCAATCGTTCTCTCGTTATAATCCCAGTAAGGGATACTGGTGGGAGTTCAACAATAAAGACCAAGAACAATCCG AAgagaataagaagaagaagaagaaggatgATGCTCCTAGCTCGATGTTCCAGAGGCAGAGAGTGGATGACCTTCTCCTGGAGCTGGCTCGGAAATTTCCTCCAAAAGTCATCCAG ACCAAACCTGGTGACAAACCTGTACCGGTGGAAACAGAGCAGAACGTCAGTAATACTGTCATCATTAAGGAAGAGCCTAAAGATGAACCAGGACAGCAACCACAACAACTGCAGCAAGTCAACAGCAACACCGGCCAACCTGCAGGTGCTGTTGCTGCCCCAAATTCTGGCGCCTTTTTCTCTGGTGGTATGAAAGTGCCCATTGTCAAGAAGAGAAAGTTAGGAAAATGA
- the LOC117292170 gene encoding multidrug resistance-associated protein 7-like, with protein sequence MASPDDDSLLREFCGPPNNDSIIWPHSKYGYCKELLVFGLTSHAMLAVTSGLYIGYIQNTEHQNLKKSRALKCRQIVSFLTSLIPVIQIVWSLFNTQKLTPVEYLTYSCTFLAWVVHTVYLVKLRRAGIKHIRGHVPVLLMWPLTLLSTVVKVVEVVETLQHEDTSNLQEIEKILSFVGIALQLLYFLTVLPSPRHARANYERGQGRRIFPSINDDATDEESPLIRRSRSYSRDRYGALVELGVAEEHANIFSKMVLSWIQPLMKRGARGDLRTADDVFRLPWELQTRNVEESFSEVYFKGSSAYSVTDYNTSYASTPQGNVNMPPDSLFSNEPLHGVNSYSSDFEDTITHEIRSPQSSTCKSQKKCTLLGALLGVFGVRYFALGVVKFVCDLLSFSGPLLLNALVSFMENKNNEPVLNGWLYAGGLCLSSFIVSFMSIHYNYQIFKILIRMRAAIVTMTYRKALVVSSTTLSRFTTGEIVNFMSVDSERIINICQSFHELWSLPVKIGVALFLLHQQLGLAFLTGVAFTLLLVLMTKWLTVKIQKYFEDLMQHKDGRIKAMNEILYGIRVIKFYAWEKHFTRKIKQLRDLELGSLKGIKYLDALCVYFWATTPVLISILSFTTYSLLGNQLTAAKIFTSLALFNMLIGPLNSFPWVLNGVIQAWVSLKRVQRFLELQELNVSKYYTPDDAMDPNCYLEIKHGSFQWERPLKKNTSKDGGLSRDDEEEDKQRGEDEKETGTLRLSNLNLRVGRGQLVGVIGCVGSGKSSLLAAIMAEMTKSGGFISVANLGDGFGLAPQEAWIQHATLRENIMFGVEYIPRRYRAVMQACALLEDIKILPAGDQTEIGENGVTLSGGQKARVALARAVYQDKDVYLIDDPLAAVDAHVGTHIFSKCIMGLLQNKTRILCTHHTKYLQEADLVVVMEHGEITNAGHPSVILKNKELMTTLQYEDSEKDESAEIDQPMRDKKEAEALAGEEGEDGKLVQEEEKDVGVVKLHVYKAYWNAIGCILASSVLVALFLMQASRNMTDWWLSYWVTYSHSQVSINSSRSKNLLIETLHYRSNSAVLDPSVPSTKINLTSGDNLRFYLGIYGGLVGANSIFTLFRAFLFAYGGLCAARTVHKRLLSSVMKAPVSFFDVTPIGRIINRFSSDVYTIDDGLPFVLNIFLASLFSTVGALVVTCYGLPWFALVLLPMVLIYLYIQNYYRKTSRELRRIESVTMSPIYAHFSETLTGLSTIRALRTANRFRLENASKLETNQRARFCSFAVTCWLSFCLQMLGVAIIAMVAIIAVLEHRFDSVNPGLVGLAISYTLSISALLQSLVTTFTDTEKNMVSMERAQQYTVDVPWEQQEGIRKAPTSWPQNGQVSFHNVSFAYRANLPNALNGVTFELRPAEKLGIVGRTGSGKSSLLLVLFRMVEIQTGRVTIDGVDTAHLSLEELRSKLAIIPQDPFLFFGSVKENLDPTGQFTESKLWSVLNKCHLKSAVEALGGLEAEAGEKGRRFSAGQRQLMCLARAMLSGAKVLCIDEATASVDMETDQLLQQTIRQEFVNSTVLTIAHRINTILDSDRVLVMNGGQVAELASPQLLLEDPSSMFYGLVNSGATSADVNK encoded by the exons ATGGCTTCTCCTGATGATGACAGTCTTCTGAGGGAGTTCTGCGGACCGCCTAACAATGACTCGATCATTTGGCCACACAGCAAGTATGGCTACTGCAAGGAACTCCTTGTCTTTGGTTTGACGAGTCATGCAATGCTTGCAGTCACCAGTGGTCTCTACATTGGGTACATCCAAAACACTGAACACCAGAACCTGAAGAAATCCCGAGCTCTTAAGTGCAGACAGATTGTGTCTTTTTTAACCAGTCTCATTCCCGTGATACAAATCGTATGGAGCTTGTTCAACACACAGAAGTTAACACCGGTGGAGTATTTAACGTACAGTTGCACTTTCTTAGCCTGGGTGGTTCACACAGTGTATCTTGTCAAGCTGCGTAGGGCTGGGATCAAACACATACGCGGCCATGTCCCAGTTCTCTTAATGTGGCCATTGACTTTGCTTTCAACAGTTGTTAAAGTGGTTGAAGTTGTTGAGACACTCCAGCATGAAGACACATCAAACTTACAAGAGATAGAGAAGATTTTGTCATTTGTAGGAATTGCTCTGCAGTTGCTATACTTTCTGACAGTTTTACCATCCCCAAGGCATGCCAGGGCCAATTATGAGAGAGGTCAAGGGAGACGCATCTTTCCCAGCATCAACGATGATGCTACAGATGAGGAATCTCCTCTTATTAGGAGAAGCAGATCATACTCAAGGGATAGGTACGGTGCCCTTGTAGAGCTAGGTGTCGCTGAGGAACATGCAAACATCTTCTCCAAGATGGTTTTGTCGTGGATACAGCCCTTGATGAAACGTGGGGCTCGCGGTGATCTAAGGACGGCTGATGATGTCTTCAGGTTACCCTGGGAATTGCAAACAAGAAATGTTGAAGAATCTTTCAGTGAAGTCTATTTCAAAGGAAGCTCGGCCTATAGTGTCACCGATTACAACACTTCCTACGCTAGCACTCCCCAGGGGAATGTTAACATGCCCCCTGATTCTCTCTTCTCTAATGAACCGCTTCATGGAGTGAACAGTTACAGCAGTGACTTTGAAGATACAATCACCCATGAAATCAGAAGCCCACAATCATCTACATGTAAGTCTCAGAAAAAGTGTACTCTTCTAGGAGCACTTCTTGGAGTTTTCGGAGTACGCTACTTTGCTCTCGGAGTCGTTAAATTTGTGTGTGATCTCTTGAGTTTTTCTGGACCCCTTCTTTTAAATGCTCTTGTTTCTTtcatggaaaacaaaaacaacgagCCAGTGTTGAATGGTTGGTTGTATGCCGGAGGTCTCTGCTTGTCATCCTTCATTGTGTCTTTCATGTCAATTCATTATAACTACCAGATCTTCAAGATCTTGATTCGTATGCGGGCAGCCATTGTCACGATGACGTACCGTAAAGCATTGGTGGTCAGTAGCACCACGCTATCGAGATTCACGACTGGGGAGATCGTCAACTTCATGAGTGTTGACTCGGAGCGCATCATTAACATCTGCCAGAGCTTTCATGAGCTGTGGAGTCTGCCAGTGAAGATTGGTGTGGCGTTGTTTCTCCTGCATCAACAGCTTGGACTGGCCTTCCTTACAG GTGTTGCTTTTACCCTTCTATTGGTTCTTATGACAAAATGGCTGACGGTTAAAATACAGAAATACTTTGAAGATTTGATGCAGCACAAGGATGGTCGAAtaaag GCCATGAATGAGATCCTGTATGGCATCCGAGTGATCAAATTTTACGCTTGGGAGAAACACTTTACACGCAAGATCAAACAGCTGAGAGATCTAGAGCTTGGCAGTTTGAAAGGAATCAAGTACCTTGATGCTTTGTGTGTGTACTTCTGGGCCACAACACCGGTACTCATCTCGATCCTATCCTTCACTACATATTCTCTCCTCGGAAACCAGTTGACTGCTGCAAAg ATTTTCACAAGTTTGGCCTTGTTCAACATGCTGATTGGTCCTTTGAACAGCTTTCCATGGGTACTGAATGGTGTCATCCAAGCGTGGGTTTCCCTCAAGAGGGTCCAGAGATTTCTGGAACTACAGGAGTTAAACGTTTCAAAGTACTATACCCCAG ACGACGCGATGGATCCAAACTGCTACCTTGAAATCAAACATGGCAGCTTTCAGTGGGAGCGGCcattaaagaaaaatacatcTAAAGATGGAGGGTTATCTCGGGACGATGAGGAGGAGGATAAACAACGTGGGGAGGATGAGAAAGAGACAGGGACCCTGAGGCTCTCTAATTTGAATCTACGAGTTGGCAGG GGTCAGTTGGTTGGAGTCATAGGTTGTGTTGGATCGGGCAAAAGCTCTCTACTTGCTGCCATCATGGCAGAGATGACCAAGTCTGGTGGCTTCATCAGTGTCGCCAATCTTGGCGATGGTTTTGGTCTGGCGCCTCAAGAGGCTTGGATACAACATGCCACGCTGAGGGAGAACATCATGTTTGGGGTGGAGTACATACCAAGACGCTACAGGGCTGTCATGCAAGCATGTGCACTACTGGAAGATATCAAG attttaccGGCTGGAGACCAAACAGAGATCGGTGAAAATGGAGTGACGCTCAGTGGAGGGCAGAAGGCAAGAGTAGCTCTAGCTAGAGCAGTGTATCAG GACAAAGATGTCTACCTGATTGATGACCCTCTGGCTGCAGTCGATGCACACGTGGGCACACACATATTTTCCAAATGTATCATGGGACTGCTTCAAAACAAGACCAGAATCCTTTGCACGCACCACACCAAGTACCTTCAGGAGGCAGACTTGGTTGTGGTGATGGAGCATGGAGAAATAACCAATGCTG GCCATCCATCAGTGATCTTAAAGAACAAAGAACTCATGACGACATTACAGTATGAGGATTCCGAGAAAGATGAATCTGCTGAAATAGACCAACCCATGAGAGACAAGAAGGAGGCAGAAGCTCTGGCCGGGGAGGAAGGAGAGGACGGGAAACTGGTGCAAGAGGAGGAGAAGGATGTGGGTGTGGTCAAACTGCATGTGTATAAGGCGTATTGGAATGCCATAGGATGTATACTGGCATCCAGTGTTCTTGTAGCTTTGTTCCTTATGCAAG CCTCCAGGAATATGACAGACTGGTGGTTATCCTACTGGGTTACTTACTCCCATAGTCAAGTATCCATCAATTCCAGTAGGAGCAAAAACCTCCTGATAGAAACTCTACATTATAG AAGCAACAGTGCCGTGTTAGATCCCTCCGTGCCTTCTACCAAGATCAACCTTACAAGCGGTGACAATCTTCGGTTCTATCTTGGAATCTACGGAGGCCTTGTAGGGGCAAACAGTATCTTCACCTTGTTCAGAGCATTCCTGTTTGCTTATGGAGGCTTGTGTGCGGCTAGGACTGTACACAAAAGACTTCTGAGCAGTGTGATGAAG GCGCCTGTTTCCTTCTTCGACGTCACACCCATCGGCCGAATCATTAATCGCTTCTCATCAGACGTTTACACCATTGATGATGGACTCCCGTTCGTCTTGAATATCTTTCTTGCATCATTGTTCAGCACAGTGGGTGCTCTCGTAGTCACCTGCTATGGACTACCATGGTTTGCACTGGTGCTGCTACCTATGGTTCTCATCTACTTGTATATACAG AACTATTACAGAAAGACGTCCCGTGAGCTGAGGAGGATTGAGAGTGTTACTATGTCTCCAATCTATGCCCACTTCTCAGAGACACTGACTGGACTATCAACCATTAGAGCATTGCGCACCGCCAACAG ATTCCGACTTGAGAATGCCAGCAAACTGGAGACCAATCAGAGAGCTCGATTCTGCAGTTTTGCTGTGACCTGCTGGTTGTCATTTTGCCTTCAGATGCTGGGTGTAGCAATCATTGCAATGGTGGCCATCATAGCAGTCTTAGAACACCGCTTTGATAGCGTTAACCCAG GACTGGTTGGGCTTGCTATCTCCTACACTCTCTCAATCAGTGCACTACTTCAGTCTTTGGTGACCACCTTTACGGATACTGAGAAGAACATGGTCAGTATGGAGAGAGCTCAGCAGTATACTGTGGATGTACCATGGGAACAACAAGAAGGAATTCGTAAG GCGCCGACATCATGGCCCCAAAATGGTCAAGTATCTTTCCATAACGTCTCCTTTGCCTACCGTGCCAATCTCCCTAACGCACTGAATGGAGTGACCTTTGAACTACGCCCTGCAGAGAAGCTTGGCATTGTGGGAAGGACAGGATCAGGAAAGTCATCATTGTTACTTGTGCTGTTTAGGATGGTGGAGATTCAAACCGGCCGTGTGACTATTGATGGGGTTGACACTGCACACCTGTCTTTGGAAGAACTAAG GTCAAAGCTTGCAATTATTCCACAAGATCCATTCCTGTTTTTTGGATCGGTCAAAGAAAACCTGGACCCTACAGGTCAGTTCACAGAGTCCAAGCTGTGGTCAGTCTTAAACAAATGTCATCTTAAATCAGCAGTAGAAGCTCTTGGAGGGCTTGAGGCAGAGGCTGGTGAGAAAGGCAGACGTTTCTCAGCTGGCCAGAGGCAGCTAATGTGCTTAGCAAGAGCAATGCTTTCTGGAGCTAAG GTTTTGTGCATCGATGAAGCCACTGCTAGTGTTGACATGGAAACAGATCAGTTACTTCAACAAACCATTCGTCAAGAATTTGTAAACAGCACGGTATTAACAATTGCACATCGTATCAATACTATCTTGGATAGTGACAGGGTGTTGGTCATGAACGGCGGCCAAGTTGCCGAGTTGGCTTCCCCTCAACTACTCCTTGAAGATCCAAGTTCAATGTTTTACGGACTTGTCAACAGCGGAGCAACTTCAGCAGATGTAAACAAGTAA